A genomic region of Aspergillus oryzae RIB40 DNA, chromosome 1 contains the following coding sequences:
- a CDS encoding uncharacterized protein (predicted protein) yields the protein MPIQIRYATESDSPDLVHINTVSFAPGLFYQNAFANVKVSALQTLKYARTFARFVDPKYHLLVATESETGRVIAFMRVVIPLHYQQDSHSLTELSEDANKMAAKPDEYLPEGINKRVYTCYLDMLKSSRERYLGENDMSTYSSCP from the coding sequence ATGCCCATTCAAATCCGTTATGCGACTGAATCCGATAGCCCGGATTTGGTCCATATCAACACCGTTAGTTTTGCCCCGGGTCTCTTTTACCAGAATGCGTTTGCGAACGTTAAAGTTTCGGCCCTACAAACGTTGAAATATGCACGGACTTTCGCAAGATTCGTGGACCCAAAATATCATCTCTTAGTTGCGACGGAATCGGAAACGGGACGTGTCATCGCCTTCATGCGAGTGGTCATTCCACTTCATTATCAACAAGATTCCCATTCACTTACAGAGTTATCTGAAGACGCGAATAAGATGGCGGCTAAACCAGATGAATATTTACCCGAAGGAATCAACAAGCGCGTTTACACATGTTATTTGGACATGTTGAAGAGCTCGAGGGAAAGGTATCTGGGAGAAAATGATATGAGTACGTATTCGAGTTGCCCCTAG